From the Candidatus Abyssobacteria bacterium SURF_5 genome, one window contains:
- a CDS encoding signal recognition particle protein: MFESLSEKLQKTFRDLRGLGKLSEKNMKEGLREVRLALLEADVNYRVVKDFINQVQEKAVGREVLQSITPGQQLVKVVHDELVALMGTTAESLEFSSSPPTVIMLIGLQGSGKTTTAAKLARFLRSRGHRPLLVAADVYRPAAVRQLEILAEQVGLPAYSEDASTDPVRICKASLQYARQQGCDVIILDTAGRLHINDELIQELQQIRDVVQPTETLLVADAMTGQDAVNVAENFHVRVGISGVILTKLDGDARGGAALSIRSVTGKPIKFAGLGEKLDAFDVFHPDRIASRILGMGDVLSLVEKAQETIDEKRAMELQEKLLKAQFTFEDFQQQLQQVKKMGPLDELMAMMPGMSRFKGLQPQEKDLVKVEAMINSMTRKERQLPGIIDGSRKRRIAKGSGTSVADVNRLLKQFQQMQKMMKQVRRSGLLKGMGGMNFKI; encoded by the coding sequence ATGTTTGAGAGCCTGAGCGAAAAACTGCAGAAGACTTTTCGGGACCTCCGCGGACTTGGGAAGCTTTCCGAGAAGAATATGAAAGAGGGACTGCGGGAGGTCCGCCTCGCGTTGCTGGAGGCCGACGTTAATTATCGGGTTGTCAAAGATTTCATCAATCAGGTTCAAGAGAAGGCGGTCGGCCGGGAAGTGCTTCAGAGCATCACTCCTGGACAGCAACTAGTCAAGGTTGTTCACGACGAGTTGGTTGCTCTAATGGGAACAACCGCCGAGTCCCTTGAGTTTTCCTCGTCGCCACCGACCGTCATAATGCTCATTGGGCTGCAGGGTTCAGGCAAAACGACTACAGCGGCGAAGCTCGCCCGCTTTCTGCGCAGCCGGGGCCATCGTCCTTTGCTGGTTGCAGCGGATGTCTACAGACCCGCCGCAGTCCGGCAGCTTGAAATATTAGCGGAGCAGGTGGGATTGCCGGCTTACAGCGAGGATGCCTCAACGGATCCCGTAAGAATCTGCAAAGCGTCACTTCAATATGCGCGGCAACAGGGGTGTGATGTAATTATTCTGGATACAGCCGGACGCCTCCATATTAATGACGAATTAATTCAGGAGTTGCAGCAAATCCGGGATGTCGTACAACCGACTGAGACCCTGCTGGTGGCCGATGCGATGACCGGGCAGGATGCGGTCAATGTGGCGGAGAATTTTCATGTAAGGGTCGGCATTTCGGGAGTGATCCTGACGAAGTTGGACGGAGACGCACGTGGCGGGGCCGCACTCTCCATTCGATCGGTCACCGGGAAGCCGATTAAATTCGCGGGCCTTGGCGAGAAACTGGATGCGTTCGACGTTTTTCATCCGGATAGAATCGCTTCCCGCATTCTGGGGATGGGGGACGTTTTGTCGCTCGTTGAGAAGGCGCAGGAAACAATCGACGAGAAACGGGCGATGGAACTGCAGGAAAAACTTCTGAAAGCGCAGTTCACCTTTGAAGATTTCCAGCAGCAGCTCCAGCAGGTAAAGAAGATGGGGCCGCTTGACGAACTTATGGCCATGATGCCCGGGATGTCCCGGTTCAAAGGGTTGCAACCGCAGGAAAAGGACCTGGTGAAGGTTGAAGCCATGATCAACTCGATGACCAGAAAAGAACGGCAACTGCCGGGCATCATAGACGGCAGCCGGAAGCGCAGGATCGCGAAGGGCAGCGGAACCAGCGTGGCGGACGTCAACAGACTGCTCAAACAGTTTCAGCAAATGCAGAAAATGATGAAACAGGTGCGCCGTTCAGGTCTGCTGAAGGGCATGGGGGGTATGAACTTTAAGATTTAG
- the recG gene encoding ATP-dependent DNA helicase RecG: protein MASPTRKPIRRRPAARSLASPVSECRGIGPRIAFLLSKLEIRSIEDLLSHFPRSYLDRRNVIPISSVETLSAAVIIGEIGRVRALRARRLHIIECTVHDDTGSIKAVWFNQPYLLKKLLRGSKAILSGTVGCRNKIQIENPDIEILKGGGRDFLHTLGIIPVYPLTEGIGQKTLRRLVRSALDDFLEDIPETLPHGLLQWQSLPPRKDAFRSIHFPHDEDELKQARKRIAFEEFAALQVNLLYKINQAASHGISFCARPLLTGLLKDRLPFSLTAAQADAVDKIFRRMESSRQMNVLLQGDVGSGKTAVAIYAMLKAVENSRQAALMAPTEILAEQHFTQVQRLVEGFDVPVFLLSAGRPALEKKEAVAFISSGKPCLVIGTHALIGHNVPLADLGLAIVDEQHRFGVNQRIALADKGVSPDLIVMTATPIPRTLALTLYSEFETILLDEVPAGRSFVKTVLVAEENRRPMLKFLQKQLQEGRQAFVVCPHIGAASGVDVEAANIKGALALYTKAFPDYVLAPLHGKMDLEERMRILDRFRSGQIQILVTTTIIEVGVDIPNASVIIIEGADKFGLTQLHQLRGRVGRSMHKSYCFLIADAATEQARQRLHFLESSTNGFQIAERDLQMRGPGEFLGTAQSGRLRLRVGHLVRDMDLLREARQQMMAILEADPFLELPQNEVLKSMLTSRSKKVPL from the coding sequence ATGGCAAGCCCGACCAGGAAACCGATACGTCGCCGACCCGCCGCTCGTAGCCTCGCGTCACCCGTCAGCGAGTGCAGGGGAATCGGTCCAAGAATAGCCTTCCTGCTTTCGAAACTCGAAATAAGGAGCATAGAGGATCTCCTGTCTCATTTTCCGCGATCGTACCTTGATCGACGAAACGTCATTCCTATCTCGTCAGTGGAAACATTATCCGCGGCCGTAATCATTGGAGAGATAGGAAGAGTGCGTGCATTGCGGGCGCGGCGGCTACACATAATTGAATGCACGGTTCACGACGACACCGGCAGCATCAAGGCTGTCTGGTTCAATCAGCCGTATCTGCTCAAGAAGCTTTTGAGGGGGAGCAAAGCGATTCTCTCCGGAACGGTTGGCTGCCGAAACAAGATTCAGATCGAGAATCCCGATATCGAGATTCTGAAGGGCGGCGGACGAGATTTCCTGCACACGCTCGGCATTATCCCGGTTTACCCGCTGACCGAAGGGATTGGTCAGAAGACGTTGCGGCGACTGGTTCGGTCGGCCCTCGACGATTTTCTTGAAGACATTCCAGAGACGCTGCCGCATGGCTTGCTTCAATGGCAATCTCTACCGCCGAGGAAGGATGCATTTCGCTCCATTCATTTTCCCCATGATGAGGACGAGTTGAAGCAAGCGAGAAAACGAATTGCTTTTGAGGAATTCGCCGCACTGCAGGTAAACCTTCTATATAAAATCAATCAAGCCGCCAGTCATGGAATTTCCTTCTGCGCACGCCCTCTGCTGACAGGGCTCCTTAAGGACCGGCTCCCTTTTTCGCTGACGGCCGCCCAGGCGGACGCAGTGGATAAAATATTCCGGAGGATGGAATCCTCCCGGCAGATGAATGTCCTGCTCCAGGGGGATGTGGGTTCGGGGAAGACGGCGGTGGCGATATATGCGATGCTCAAAGCAGTGGAGAATTCCCGGCAGGCAGCTCTTATGGCGCCCACCGAGATTTTGGCCGAACAGCACTTCACACAGGTGCAACGTTTGGTTGAGGGATTCGACGTGCCTGTCTTTCTCCTTTCAGCGGGAAGACCGGCCCTTGAAAAGAAGGAGGCGGTGGCTTTCATCTCGTCCGGAAAGCCCTGCCTCGTGATTGGCACCCATGCCCTTATTGGCCACAATGTGCCCCTGGCTGATTTGGGTCTGGCAATCGTGGATGAGCAGCACCGTTTCGGCGTAAACCAGCGGATCGCCCTCGCGGATAAAGGGGTCTCGCCGGATTTGATCGTGATGACTGCAACACCCATTCCTCGAACACTTGCCCTGACATTGTATTCGGAATTCGAAACAATCCTGCTTGATGAGGTTCCCGCGGGAAGATCCTTCGTCAAGACAGTTCTCGTTGCAGAAGAGAACCGCCGACCAATGCTCAAGTTCCTTCAGAAACAGCTACAAGAAGGCAGGCAGGCCTTTGTCGTGTGTCCTCATATCGGTGCGGCTTCGGGAGTAGACGTGGAGGCGGCAAACATTAAGGGAGCGCTTGCCCTCTATACAAAAGCGTTTCCAGATTATGTTCTTGCGCCGCTGCACGGTAAAATGGATCTTGAGGAACGTATGAGAATTCTCGATCGATTCAGAAGCGGTCAAATTCAGATTCTTGTGACTACTACCATCATTGAAGTCGGCGTGGACATACCAAATGCTTCTGTAATAATTATTGAAGGGGCGGATAAGTTTGGACTTACCCAATTACACCAGCTTCGCGGCCGGGTTGGGCGTTCAATGCATAAATCCTATTGTTTCCTGATTGCCGATGCTGCAACTGAGCAAGCGCGGCAGAGGCTTCATTTCCTGGAATCATCAACCAACGGGTTTCAGATAGCCGAACGTGATCTCCAGATGCGAGGCCCCGGAGAGTTTCTCGGCACAGCTCAAAGCGGCAGGTTAAGGCTTCGCGTCGGACACCTCGTGCGAGATATGGATCTGCTCCGGGAGGCGCGCCAGCAGATGATGGCTATTCTCGAAGCCGACCCATTCCTTGAGTTGCCCCAGAACGAAGTGCTTAAATCAATGTTAACCAGCCGATCGAAGAAGGTTCCTCTGTAG
- the rsmD gene encoding 16S rRNA (guanine(966)-N(2))-methyltransferase RsmD, with protein MRITGGQMKGIVLRAPRGLETRPTSDKVREAVFQTLGGLVSGTRVLDLFAGSGALGIEAISRGADFCVFVEKDRSAVRVIADNIARAGMQDKSRIVRSDFRDAVKMLSRHGETFRLILLDPPYASDILTGVAATLAANPIVAQGGILVLEHFKKTTAPDSLAGITTAETRYYGQTAITYYRSS; from the coding sequence ATGAGAATTACCGGCGGCCAAATGAAAGGTATTGTGCTGAGAGCTCCCAGAGGCCTTGAAACAAGGCCGACTTCGGATAAGGTAAGGGAGGCGGTTTTTCAGACACTGGGCGGACTGGTATCAGGAACCCGGGTACTGGACCTCTTTGCCGGAAGCGGGGCTCTGGGAATCGAAGCTATCAGTCGAGGCGCCGACTTCTGTGTTTTCGTCGAAAAAGATCGATCAGCTGTTCGCGTAATTGCTGACAATATCGCACGGGCAGGAATGCAGGACAAAAGCCGGATCGTCCGATCTGATTTCCGCGACGCCGTTAAAATGCTGAGCCGCCATGGGGAAACCTTTCGTTTGATCCTTTTAGATCCGCCGTATGCAAGCGACATCCTGACTGGAGTCGCCGCAACACTCGCCGCCAATCCAATCGTGGCGCAGGGCGGAATCCTTGTTTTAGAGCATTTCAAAAAAACAACCGCCCCCGACTCTCTGGCTGGCATAACTACAGCGGAAACGCGATATTATGGGCAGACCGCGATCACGTATTACAGAAGCTCGTGA
- the nrdR gene encoding transcriptional repressor NrdR: MKCPYCGHPEDKVVDSRTIKEGELIRRRRECLSCTKRFTTYERIEEIPLMVAKKDGRREPFDRSKIVIGILKACEKRPVGIEQIEDLVDRIEKSINSSMEKEVSSEKVGAMVMEELRNLDEVAYVRFASVYRQFKDIDEFMDVLKTLYRQERV, from the coding sequence ATGAAATGTCCCTATTGCGGTCACCCCGAGGATAAGGTAGTCGATTCGCGTACCATTAAAGAAGGCGAGCTTATCCGCCGCCGCCGCGAATGTCTCTCCTGCACGAAGCGATTCACCACCTACGAGAGAATAGAAGAAATCCCGCTCATGGTTGCAAAGAAGGACGGCCGGCGCGAGCCTTTTGACCGTAGCAAAATCGTTATCGGTATTTTGAAAGCGTGTGAAAAAAGACCGGTCGGAATCGAGCAGATCGAGGATTTGGTAGACCGGATCGAAAAAAGCATTAACAGTTCAATGGAAAAAGAGGTGTCTTCGGAAAAAGTAGGCGCAATGGTGATGGAGGAGCTGCGCAATCTTGACGAAGTGGCCTATGTCCGATTTGCCTCCGTTTACCGTCAATTCAAGGACATCGACGAGTTCATGGATGTTCTGAAGACACTTTACCGGCAGGAGAGGGTATGA
- a CDS encoding class I SAM-dependent methyltransferase, producing the protein MFAGVSVLEHVPCNLCGAANETLYCRVGEFQIVRCQRCGLIYTNPRRPAGEQSAIYSEDYFVSSNPSVLGYDDYAGHAAGLREVFSDHLDLIQRFIRPPASLLDVGCAYGYFLELAASRGWSVQGVEVSAHAAHIARAQARAQVHTGTVSGAGFAPSSFEIVTMWDVLEHSFSPATELAEVNRILKPNGYLFLTLPDAGSLIARVFGPHWFGFKKAAEHNYFFSRDTLNTILSQTGFQMIDVRRGVWPCSMSFLATKLAPYSVRISNAAQRVVRALGLERSVIKFKFIDMLVIARKKTAEPGNNGKPDQETDTSPTRRS; encoded by the coding sequence GTGTTTGCAGGAGTTTCCGTTTTGGAACACGTCCCATGCAACCTTTGTGGAGCCGCTAACGAAACGCTGTACTGCAGAGTCGGCGAGTTTCAAATCGTGCGTTGCCAGCGGTGTGGACTGATCTACACGAACCCGCGGCGGCCCGCCGGTGAGCAATCAGCTATTTATTCGGAGGATTATTTCGTCAGCAGCAATCCATCGGTTCTGGGGTATGATGATTATGCCGGTCATGCAGCGGGACTTCGCGAAGTCTTCTCGGATCACCTCGACCTCATCCAGCGGTTCATTCGACCGCCTGCTTCTTTGCTGGATGTGGGATGTGCATACGGCTATTTCCTTGAGTTGGCCGCCTCCCGGGGATGGAGCGTGCAGGGGGTGGAGGTTTCCGCGCATGCCGCACATATCGCTCGGGCACAGGCGCGGGCGCAGGTTCATACCGGCACTGTGTCCGGCGCCGGATTTGCCCCGTCCTCATTTGAAATCGTCACCATGTGGGACGTGCTCGAGCACTCGTTTAGTCCGGCGACGGAATTGGCCGAGGTGAATCGGATACTCAAGCCAAACGGCTACCTGTTTCTGACGTTGCCCGATGCAGGAAGCTTGATCGCGCGGGTGTTCGGACCGCATTGGTTCGGCTTCAAAAAGGCAGCCGAACACAACTACTTTTTTTCGAGGGATACTTTAAACACTATTCTGTCGCAAACCGGCTTTCAAATGATTGATGTCCGGCGGGGCGTGTGGCCGTGCAGCATGTCGTTTCTGGCAACGAAACTGGCCCCCTACAGTGTTCGAATTTCAAATGCAGCGCAGCGAGTTGTCCGGGCGCTGGGTCTTGAGCGATCTGTGATCAAGTTCAAGTTCATTGACATGCTGGTAATTGCACGAAAGAAAACAGCCGAGCCCGGAAACAATGGCAAGCCCGACCAGGAAACCGATACGTCGCCGACCCGCCGCTCGTAG